The Bos javanicus breed banteng chromosome 11, ARS-OSU_banteng_1.0, whole genome shotgun sequence genome includes a window with the following:
- the FAM136A gene encoding protein FAM136A isoform X1: MWAPAQQGTARVAMAELQQLRVQEAVDSMVKSLERENIRKMQGLMFRCSAACCEESQASMQQVHQCIERCHAPLAQAQALVTSELEKFQDRLARCTMYCNDKAKDSIDAGSKELHVKRQLETCVTKCVDDHMNLIPTMTRKMKESLSSIGK; the protein is encoded by the exons ATGTGGGCGCCGGCGCAGCAGGGAACCGCGCGGGTCGCCATGGCGGAGCTGCAGCAGCTCCGGGTGCAGGAGGCGGTGGACTCCATGGTGAAGAGTCTGGAGAGGGAGAATATCCGGAAGATGCAG GGCCTTATGTTCCGGTGCAGCGCTGCCTGTTGTGAGGAAAGCCAGGCGTCCATGCAGCAAGTGCACCAGTGCATTGAGCGCTGCCATGCACCTCTGGCTCAAGCTCAGGCCCTGGTGACCAGCGAGTTGGAGAAGTTCCAG GACCGCCTGGCCCGGTGCACCATGTACTGCAATGACAAGGCCAAAGATTCAATAGACGCAGGGAGTAAGGAGCTTCACGTGAAGCGGCAGCTGGAGACCTGCGTGACCAAGTGTGTGGATGACCACATGAACCTCATCCCAACCATGACCAGGAAGATGAAGGAGTCTCTCTCTTCCATTGGGAAGTAG
- the FAM136A gene encoding protein FAM136A isoform X2: MFRCSAACCEESQASMQQVHQCIERCHAPLAQAQALVTSELEKFQDRLARCTMYCNDKAKDSIDAGSKELHVKRQLETCVTKCVDDHMNLIPTMTRKMKESLSSIGK, encoded by the exons ATGTTCCGGTGCAGCGCTGCCTGTTGTGAGGAAAGCCAGGCGTCCATGCAGCAAGTGCACCAGTGCATTGAGCGCTGCCATGCACCTCTGGCTCAAGCTCAGGCCCTGGTGACCAGCGAGTTGGAGAAGTTCCAG GACCGCCTGGCCCGGTGCACCATGTACTGCAATGACAAGGCCAAAGATTCAATAGACGCAGGGAGTAAGGAGCTTCACGTGAAGCGGCAGCTGGAGACCTGCGTGACCAAGTGTGTGGATGACCACATGAACCTCATCCCAACCATGACCAGGAAGATGAAGGAGTCTCTCTCTTCCATTGGGAAGTAG